The Candidatus Dependentiae bacterium genome segment GCTACCTCACCATCAACGCAGGTGCTGGCGGAACCGAATCGCAAGACTGGGCCAACATGCTGTTACGCATGTACCTTCGATTTTGCGAGCGAGAAGATTTTGGCGTTTCGGTTATGGACTATCAAGCAGGCGAAGAAGCGGGCATCAAATCTGCAACACTGTACATTAAAAAGCGCAATGCCTTTGGCTTCTTAAAAGCTGAAAGCGGTATTCACCGCCTCGTACGCATCTCTCCATTTGATGCTAATAAACGTCGCCATACCTCTTTTACCGCAGTAACGGTTACCGCTGAAGTTGAAGATGCTGACATTGAAATTGATGAAAAAGATTTACGCATCGATACCTACCGCGCAGGCGGAGCTGGTGGCCAACACGTGAATAAAACCGACTCTGCGGTTCGCATAACACACATCCCAACAAACATTGTTGTTCAGTGCCAAAACGAGCGTTCTCAGCTGCAGAACAAACAAACAGCAATGAAGATGCTCAAAGCAAAATTGGCTCAAAAACAAAAAGAAGAGTCTAAAGCTAAAGATGAAGCTATTGAGCGCAAGAAAATTGAGTGGGGATCACAGATCCGTTCGTATGTTCTTCATCCGTATAAAATGGTTAAAGATCATAGAACCGATCTTGAATCACCTCGACCTGATGATGTACTTGATGGTGACTTGATGCTCTTTATTGAACAATATTTACTTATGTCAAGCCAGCAAAACTAACACTTACAGGAAAACATGTTACTTAAGAAAATTATTTCAATAGTTCTTACCTGCCTTATGACACAAAACCCGCTACCCGCACTTGTAGATTCAATATGCGCAAAAACAACTAACCACGAGACAACAGAGCCTGTTAATTGTTCATTTTACGTTAAATCACCTATGACTAGTTCTCATGCAAAGTCCTTGCTCATAACGGGTTTGCTCTTAGAACTTGGAGTTTTTTCCGCACTTATCGCAGCTCAAAAAAATCAAACGATAGAAACCTTTATGCAAGAAAATGACTGGGTTGATGTTGTACTGGGGTTATCATGCCTTACTGGCATGGGACTTACCCTCGCAGGAGGAATATCGCTCGGCATAGATTATGCGCCTCCAGTACTTAAACTAACTAAGCAAGGCATTGCAACACAACTCAAATCAACACCATGGAATGCAATTGAACGAGTTGCAGAAAAAAAAGATCAACCATTCTATTGTTCTTCTGAAAAATCGTTTATACAAGTTTTACTTCATGATGGAAACGTTATAAAACTCTATTGCAATAATAATATTGTGTCAGATAATGATCGCTCAAATACCATTTCAGCTACACAGCTTGCGAAGATCATAAATGAATTTTTTGATGCACACAAACAATCAAATCATGATGCTTCATAACCTTGCACTAAAAATTCTAAAACAGCTTGAACAACATTTTAAGCAACCGTTTACCGACAAAAAACCCACTATTATTGTTGGATTATCAGGTGGACCAGACTCTGTTTTCCTGCTCCATCTCTTTGCGCAACTTGCACACAACAATTCAATTAAACTTATTGCGGCACACCTTGATCACGGCTGGCGAGAAAATTCTGCGCACGATGTTAACTGGTGCAAACAGTTGTGCGATACACTCAATATCGAATTTCATACTGAACATGCGCAAAATATTACTCACGACATCAAGCCTAATGGCTCACAAGAAGCAATGGGCAGACAACTGCGCCGCGCATTTTTCAAAAAATTATCTCAAGAATTAAACGCAGATTTGATTGCACTTGCCCATCATCAAGATGACCAACAAGAAACATTTTTCTTACGCTTAATTCGTGGAACAAGTTTAAGCGGCCTACGCTGCATGGACGTCTTCTCAGATAATTACTTTAGGCCGTTACTCAAAACCCCTAAGACATTTATCCTGGAATATTTAGACACAAACAATATTGCGTACCTCACAGACCCAACAAATGCATCACCGAATTATTTGAGAAATCGCATTCGTCACCAAGTACTTCCTGCACTCCAAGCATGCGACCAGCGCTTTGATAAAAAACTTGAATCAACCATCGAACACTTGCGGGAAGAAGATAATTTTTTACAAGAACTGACCAAACAAACTTTTGAAAAAATATTTACTCACAATTCAAAAGCAGACTTACTCCAAGGAAACTTAAAGGAGTTTCAAGCCCTTCATTCAGTGCTGCAAAAAAGAGTTTTAATTTACTGGTTAATTCAATCAAAAGCTCATTTTACCGCGCAACAGAGCTTTCTGCTTGAGCTTTTAAAATTTCTGAACAGCCCACATGGCGGCACTCACCAAGTCCATGATACCTGGTTCATCAAAAAACAAAGTAACCTTTTCTGGATTACAACTAAAATTACCATCTAAAACAAAGACTGGCTCGAATAATAACTGATTGTGAAGATCATCAACCTGTAAGCCTAGATGCTGTTTTTATAAGGCGGTTGCGAAGTAATAAATTCTATTGTAAAATATATATTTAATGCTCTTGCAAAATATATCTAATTCGAACCGGAGGTTTTTATGAAATTGAATACAAAACTATTAATGCTCTCGCTCACACTGCTCAGCACCTTGAACACAATGGTTATGAAAGCAATGAACCAAGACCCCAATAAGGGCTTGTCAATTGAAGAACAATTAAAAGCACGTCGTACGCGCTTACAACAAAACGATGCCCAGCAGCAAGCTGTCGTACAACACGAAGTGCAGGCTGTTCAAAATCAATGCGCTTTTATTGATGCAATTAACGGTGAAATTAACAGCTTGATTAATGGGCTGCATAATGCACAAACATATGACGCAATTTTTGTATTACTCGGTGATATTATTACTGAGCTACAAAGACCATATGAAAACATTTCTATTATTGATATGCACGCTTCTCAGAATCAAGAAATTGTACAAGCTCTGAAACAGCTTTGTACGTGCATGGAAAAAATTATTATTGCAGTTCAACAAAGCGCACCACTCAGAAGCTATATTCTTGAAAAAGAGCGCCTTGGGCAATTTGATATTCAATTGCAACACATTGCGCAGATACTCAAATACAAACATACCGGTTCATTGATTGAAATCGAAATGAATGTTGATCAAGATGAAGAGCTTGCAGAAATGCTGCAGGAAGAAGAGCTTAACTTTGAAACGTTCAACAATAACAATAACAACAATATTATTGTTGAAGATGATGAAATTATTATAACTGAGACTATTGCACCTAAAACTCAGAGCAATAACTCCAATACGAACAACAAGAAACGTAAACTTGAAGATATTGATACTGAAAAAAACAAAAAGCTAAAACCGGATTTCATGACTCAAGCTTTTACATTTACTCAAGATTTTGAATCTATCGATCTATTTGCGACCCCTACTTACCCAAATAGAGGATCAAGTTTTGCAGCACTCTCTCAAACTAGGTTTGGTGACATTTGGCTTATGGCCCGCGAAGGAAAACTTGGTGTAGTCAAAAATCTTCTTAAGAAAGACCAAACACTCCTTAATAAAAGAGATTCAGTGCTGGGCATAACACCCCTTGCCAGCGCCGCATCAAATAACAGAACCGACGTTGTTGAGTTTTTATTGGAAGAGGGAGCGGACGTAACGACTACAAATAGATTTAAGCAAACAGTACTTATTACTGCGGTTATAAATAAATTTACAAAGATAGCCGAACTTCTGCTTAAAAATGAAGTTGATGTAAATATTCAAGATTATGAAGGGAACACAGCTCTTCATTATGCTGCACGAGAGAATAACATCAAACTGGTTAAGCTTTTGTTAGCGAATAAAGCAGATGTTAATCTTAAGAATAAAGCCGGTCATTCACCACTCGATTTAGCTTTAAGCATTGTACATAATGAAAAAAGAGCAGTTTCAATAGTAATATTATTATTGCAACACGGGGCGAAACCTAGCGTGAGTAATTGGATAGAAACTTGGAACAATCATCTCAGTAGTACCAACTAATTATTCTCTCTTAAAGTATCTTGAATTCAAAGGGCCCGCATTGCTGCGGGCCTTTTTTTATGTACCCATGCAGCTCCAGCAGGCTACACTTGCAAAAAATTATCACTTTATTCAAAAACCGTAGAATTTTAGCGTAAAATAATAAAAATTGGAGCGTCATACAACTTTTCGGAGAATAAGGGT includes the following:
- a CDS encoding ankyrin repeat domain-containing protein, producing the protein MKLNTKLLMLSLTLLSTLNTMVMKAMNQDPNKGLSIEEQLKARRTRLQQNDAQQQAVVQHEVQAVQNQCAFIDAINGEINSLINGLHNAQTYDAIFVLLGDIITELQRPYENISIIDMHASQNQEIVQALKQLCTCMEKIIIAVQQSAPLRSYILEKERLGQFDIQLQHIAQILKYKHTGSLIEIEMNVDQDEELAEMLQEEELNFETFNNNNNNNIIVEDDEIIITETIAPKTQSNNSNTNNKKRKLEDIDTEKNKKLKPDFMTQAFTFTQDFESIDLFATPTYPNRGSSFAALSQTRFGDIWLMAREGKLGVVKNLLKKDQTLLNKRDSVLGITPLASAASNNRTDVVEFLLEEGADVTTTNRFKQTVLITAVINKFTKIAELLLKNEVDVNIQDYEGNTALHYAARENNIKLVKLLLANKADVNLKNKAGHSPLDLALSIVHNEKRAVSIVILLLQHGAKPSVSNWIETWNNHLSSTN
- the tilS gene encoding tRNA lysidine(34) synthetase TilS codes for the protein MNFLMHTNNQIMMLHNLALKILKQLEQHFKQPFTDKKPTIIVGLSGGPDSVFLLHLFAQLAHNNSIKLIAAHLDHGWRENSAHDVNWCKQLCDTLNIEFHTEHAQNITHDIKPNGSQEAMGRQLRRAFFKKLSQELNADLIALAHHQDDQQETFFLRLIRGTSLSGLRCMDVFSDNYFRPLLKTPKTFILEYLDTNNIAYLTDPTNASPNYLRNRIRHQVLPALQACDQRFDKKLESTIEHLREEDNFLQELTKQTFEKIFTHNSKADLLQGNLKEFQALHSVLQKRVLIYWLIQSKAHFTAQQSFLLELLKFLNSPHGGTHQVHDTWFIKKQSNLFWITTKITI
- the prfB gene encoding peptide chain release factor 2 encodes the protein MILDELREKLKSFEADIATIKACWQNTKSAQQFSELDAIVSSPDFWQHPDKEKIIVRHRHLRQLVDEYNKIMTPYDESCELIEMFKDNEAELEQLKPDIYALVRAIPKFKINLLLNKEEDGQNCYLTINAGAGGTESQDWANMLLRMYLRFCEREDFGVSVMDYQAGEEAGIKSATLYIKKRNAFGFLKAESGIHRLVRISPFDANKRRHTSFTAVTVTAEVEDADIEIDEKDLRIDTYRAGGAGGQHVNKTDSAVRITHIPTNIVVQCQNERSQLQNKQTAMKMLKAKLAQKQKEESKAKDEAIERKKIEWGSQIRSYVLHPYKMVKDHRTDLESPRPDDVLDGDLMLFIEQYLLMSSQQN